Proteins from a single region of Cryptococcus neoformans var. grubii H99 chromosome 5, complete sequence:
- a CDS encoding small subunit ribosomal protein S13e, with translation MGRMHSKGKGMSASALPYRRSQPSWSKATPEEVCDQIFKLARRGLSPSQIGVILRDSQGIPQVKSVTGNKILRILKTNGLAPSIPEDLYHLIKKAVSVRKHLERNRGDKDAKFRMILIESRIHRLARYYIKTQQVPATFKYEAATASTLVA, from the exons ATGGGTCG TATGCACtccaagggcaagggcatGTCTGCCTCCGCTCTCCCCTACCGACGCTCTCAGCCCTCTTGGTCCAAGGCCACCCCTGAGGAGGTCTGCGACCAGATCTTCAAGCTCGCCCGACGAggtctttctccttcccaaaTCGGCGTCATTCTCCGTGACTCCCAGGGTATTCCCCAAGTCAAGAGCGTTACCGGCAACAAGATTTTGAGGATCTTGAAGACCAACG GTCTTGCCCCCTCCATCCCCGAGGACCTCTACCACCTCATCAAGAAGGCCGTCTCTGTCCGAAAGCACCTCGAGCGAAACAGGGGTGACAAGGATGCCAAGTT CCGAATGATTCTCATTGAGTCTCGAATCCACCGTCTTGCTCGATACTACATCAAGACCCAGCAGGTCCCCGCTACTTTCAAGTACGAGGCCGCTACTGCTTCTACCCTTGTCGCTTAA
- a CDS encoding small subunit ribosomal protein S6e, translating into MKVNFSNPATGAQKLIDFEDERKTRVFMEKRMGQEVAIDSLGEEFAGYVVRITGGNDKQGFPMKQGVLLQHRTRLLLSDGHSCYRARRDGERKRKSVRGCIVGSDIGVLAVAIVKQGANELPGLTDVVLPKRLGPKRATKIRKFFNLSKEDDVTKFVVRREVTKKNGKTTTKAPKIQRLVTPLRLQRKRHLRSLKKRRTEAQKETVAEYNAAVAKHAEERKVHNAAVKAAKKARRSA; encoded by the exons ATGAAGGTCAACTTTTCCAACCCCGCCACCGGCGCCCAGAAGCTCATCGACTTCGAGGATGAGCGCAAGAC CCGAGTCTtcatggagaagaggatgggcCAGGAGGTCGCTATCGACTCTCTTGGAGAGGAGTTCGCCGGCTACGTCGTCCGTATTACTGGCGGTAACGACAAGCAGGGTTTCCCCATGAAGCAGG GTGTCCTTCTCCAGCACCGAACCCGGCTCCTCCTTTCCGACGGCCATTCTTGTTACCGAGCCCGTCGTGACggtgagaggaagaggaagtctGTCCGTGGCTGCATCGTCGGCAGCGACATCGGTGTCCTCGCTGTCGCCATTGTCAAGCAGGGTGCCAACGAGCTCCCCGGTCTTACCGATGTCGTTCTCCCCAAGCGACTTGGCCCTAAGCGTGCCACCAAGATCCGCAAGTTCTTCAACTTGTccaaggaggatgacgtTACCAAGTTTGTCGTCCGACGAGAGGTTACCAAGAAGAACGGCAAGACTACCACCAAGGCCCCCAAGATCCAG CGTCTTGTCACCCCCTTGCGTCTCCAGAGGAAGCGACACCTCCGATCCctcaagaagaggaggactGAGGCTCAGAAGGAGACCGTTGCCGAGTACAACGCTGCTGTCGCCAAGCACgccgaggagaggaaggttCACAACGCCGCCGTCAAGGCCGCCAAGAAGGCCCGCAG GTCCGCCTAA
- a CDS encoding small subunit ribosomal protein S6e, variant — MKVNFSNPATGAQKLIDFEDERKTRVFMEKRMGQEVAIDSLGEEFAGYVVRITGGNDKQGVLLQHRTRLLLSDGHSCYRARRDGERKRKSVRGCIVGSDIGVLAVAIVKQGANELPGLTDVVLPKRLGPKRATKIRKFFNLSKEDDVTKFVVRREVTKKNGKTTTKAPKIQRLVTPLRLQRKRHLRSLKKRRTEAQKETVAEYNAAVAKHAEERKVHNAAVKAAKKARRSA, encoded by the exons ATGAAGGTCAACTTTTCCAACCCCGCCACCGGCGCCCAGAAGCTCATCGACTTCGAGGATGAGCGCAAGAC CCGAGTCTtcatggagaagaggatgggcCAGGAGGTCGCTATCGACTCTCTTGGAGAGGAGTTCGCCGGCTACGTCGTCCGTATTACTGGCGGTAACGACAAGCAGG GTGTCCTTCTCCAGCACCGAACCCGGCTCCTCCTTTCCGACGGCCATTCTTGTTACCGAGCCCGTCGTGACggtgagaggaagaggaagtctGTCCGTGGCTGCATCGTCGGCAGCGACATCGGTGTCCTCGCTGTCGCCATTGTCAAGCAGGGTGCCAACGAGCTCCCCGGTCTTACCGATGTCGTTCTCCCCAAGCGACTTGGCCCTAAGCGTGCCACCAAGATCCGCAAGTTCTTCAACTTGTccaaggaggatgacgtTACCAAGTTTGTCGTCCGACGAGAGGTTACCAAGAAGAACGGCAAGACTACCACCAAGGCCCCCAAGATCCAG CGTCTTGTCACCCCCTTGCGTCTCCAGAGGAAGCGACACCTCCGATCCctcaagaagaggaggactGAGGCTCAGAAGGAGACCGTTGCCGAGTACAACGCTGCTGTCGCCAAGCACgccgaggagaggaaggttCACAACGCCGCCGTCAAGGCCGCCAAGAAGGCCCGCAG GTCCGCCTAA
- a CDS encoding ubiquitin-conjugating enzyme E2 D/E has product MSSTSVRRIQKELATLMSSPPVNITVVPDEANLQIWKARITGPPGTPYAKGTFTVSVEFTKEYPFKPPVIKFETRTYHPNIDSDGNICIGLLKTEQWKPATKMDYVLREIYNLLAEPNPDDPLVTSIAEQYRTDRKTFDKRAAEFVAKYAS; this is encoded by the exons ATGTCTTCCACTTCTGTCCGACGAATCCAAAAG GAGCTTGCAACTCTTATGTCGAGCCCTCCGGTCAATATTACTGTTGTTCCAGACGAAGCCAATCTACAGATATGGAAAGCACGAATCACTGGTCCT CCTGGAACACCGTACGCAAAGGGTACATTTACAGTTTCTGTGGAATTTACGAAAGAATATCCTTTCAAGCCGCCTGTG ATCAAGTTTGAGACCAGAACATATCATCCCAACATAGATAGCGATGGCAA TATCTGCATCGGTCTTCTCAAGACGGAACAATGGAAACCGGCCACCAAAATGGATTATG TTCTGAGAGAAATCTACAATCTTCTGGCAGAACCAAATCCAGACGACCCGCTTGTAACCTCCATT GCGGAACAGTACCGGACGGATCGAAAGACATTCGACAAGAGGGCAGCTGAGTTCGTGGCCAAGTACGCTTCGTAG
- a CDS encoding omega-6 fatty acid desaturase (delta-12 desaturase) produces the protein MTSTLRQRAVTPPAGQVEKDQLLREAEEKEISQGQQFIVPNFTIKQLLDAIPAHCYKRSALRSSLYVVQDAVIIAALVYGAFHIDSFLGRFSLSPVAYYAAKFALWSAYWFITGLFGTGIWVIAHEAGHQAYSSSKAINNAVGWVLHSALLVPYHSWRISHGRHHAATGHLTRDEVFVPRTRKQLGYPEVEEEGEILGINVSKERQNQLREALEDSPIVVCYNLFLQQLFGWPMYLIRNASGQLHYPEKTNHFSPHSFIFKANQYWQIVWSDIGIVLVFAALTFWASQRGIKEVATIYGIPYLWVNHWLVFITFLQHTDPILPHYSANKWTFPRGALATIDRDFLGPVGAYVFHGITETHVAHHISSKIPHYNAWEATEALKKFLGPAYHKSDENMFVSCYKCYRDCLFVEDGQDIVFYKNASGLAQRVPVEENGNISDSGIDMAEPK, from the exons ATGACCAGTACTCTCCGACAGCGTGCGGTCACTCCCCCTGCAGGACAGGTCGAGAAGGACCAGCTCCTTCGtgaagctgaagagaaggaaatcTCCCAGGGTCAGCAATTCATCGTACCCAACTTTACCATCAAGCAGCTTCTCGATGCCATTCC TGCTCATTGCTACAAGCGCTCCGCTTTGAGGTCTTCCCTCTACGTCGTCCAGGACGCGGTCATAATTGCGGCCCTTGTATATGGTGCCTTCCACATTGACTCTTTCCTTGGCAGGTT ctctctttctcctgTTGCTTACTACGCCGCGAAGTTTGCTCTTTGGAGTGCCTATTGGTTTATCACCGGTCTTTTTGGTACTGGTATCTGGGTTATCGC CCATGAAGCTGGTCATCAGGCTTATTCTTCCAGTAAGGCCATCAACAACGCTGTTGGATGGGTTTTGCACTCTGCTTTGCTCGTTCCTTACCACAGTTGGAGGATTTCTCACGGTCGACACCATGCTGCGACTGGCCACTTAACTCGTGATGAGGTCTTTGTTCCCAGGACTAGGAAGCAGCTCGGCTACCCtgaagttgaggaagagggagagatcCTTGGCATCAA TGTCTCTAAGGAGCGTCAAAACCAGCTTCGTGAGGCTCTCGAGGACTCTCCTATTGTGGTATGCTacaatctcttccttcaacAACTTTTCGGCTGGCCTATGTACCTTATTCGCAACGCATCTGGTCAGCTCCATTACCCTGAGAAGACCAATCACTTTTCACCtcattcattcatcttcaaggcCAACCAGTACTGGCAGATCGTCTGGTCTGACATCGGTATTGTGCTTGTCTTTGCTGCTCTTACCTTCTGGGCTTCTCAGAGAGGTATCAAGGAAGTCGCTACCATCTATGGTATCCCCTATTTGTGGGTTAACCACTGgctcgtcttcatcaccttccttcAACATACCGACCCTATCCTCCCCCACTACTCTGCCAACAAGTGGACTTTTCCCCGTGGTGCCCTTGCTACCATTGATCGCGACTTTTTGGGTCCTGTTGGCGCTTACGTTTTCCACGGTATTACCGAGACACACGTCGCCCACCACATTTCTTCCAAGATCCCCCACTACAACGCTTGGGAAGCTACAGAGGCGCTCAAAAAATTCCTTGGTCCTGCCTATCACAAGAGTGACGAGAACATGTTTGTGTCTTGTTACAAGTGTTATCGAGACTGCTTG TTCGTTGAGGACGGTCAGGACATCGTGTTTTACAAGAACGCATCTGGTTTAGCTCAACGAGTGCCTGTTGAGGAGAATGGCAACATCTCCGACTCTGGTATTGATATGGCCGAACCGAAGTAg
- a CDS encoding FK506-binding protein 4 has product MTLAMNLWSLTLLPGQQYPTYVRRDFQITNAALGEELRSKDGRSVVKVTHNPISPSLLESDDEWSDEDEDEDEEIPSEEDVGEMEVEEVKQKKGKKAEKVEEEEEEDSEEEDEDESDFEDELEETNVLCSLTAGKTEQASLNLTFVRGEVVMFEVTGDNVVHLMGNYIQQDEDSDDESDSDFDGEDDYSELYGSDDELELDSEEEAAVAKITEIPDEPTPKTKKALPAADKKPAAEAKPAQKRKAEELESPAKEDAALSKAQKKKLAKKAKVEGEKAEEKPAAAATEKPAAKKEAKAPQKKTLPSGLIIEDIKVGDGPVAKTGKRLGMRYIGKLTNGKQFDANTSGKPFSFVLGKGEVIRGWDEGLAGMAVGGERRLTIPAPLAYGNQKIPGIPKNSTLKFDVKLVSIN; this is encoded by the exons ATGACTCTTGCTATGAACCTTTGG AGCTTGACCCTTCTCCCTGGTCAACAATATCCCACCTACGTGCGACGTGATTTCCAGATCACCAACGCTGCTCTCGGTGAGGAGCTCCGCTCCAAGGACGGTCGCTCTGTCGTTAAGGTTACCCACAAccccatctctccatcaTTGTTGGAGAGCGACGACGAATGGagcgatgaggatgaggatgaggatgaggagatcCCTTCTGAAGAGGATGTCGGTGAGATGGAGGTCGAGGAAGTaaagcaaaagaagggtaagaaggcagagaaggtggaggaagaggaagaagaggacagtgaggaagaggacgaggacgagagCGACTTCGAAGATGAGTTGGAGGAGACCAACGTTCTCTGCTCTCTTACTGCCGGCAAG ACCGAACAAGCTTCTCTCAACCTTACTTTTGTCCGTGGTGAGGTTGTCATGTTTGAAGTCACCGGTGACAA CGTTGTCCACCTTATGGGCAACTACATCCAGCAAGACGAGGACTCTGACGACGAGTCTGACTCTGACTTCGATGGCGAGGATGACTACTCTGAGCTTTACGGCTCTGATGACGAACTTGAGCTTGACtctgaggaggaagctgcTGTCGC TAAGATTACTGAGATCCCCGACGAACCCACTCCCAAGACCAAGAAGGCCCTGCCTGCCGCCGACAAAAAGCCTGCCGCCGAAGCCAAGCCTGCTCAAAAACGCAAGGCAGAAGAGCTTGAATCTCCCGCTAAAGAGGACGCCGCTTTGAGCAAAgctcagaagaagaagcttgctAAGAAGGCTAAGGTCGAGGGCGAAAAGGCCGAGGAGAAAcccgctgctgctgctacCGAGAAGCCTGCtgcaaagaaggaggccAAAGCTCCCCAGAAG AAGACTCTTCCCTCCGGTTTAATCATCGAAGACATCAAGGTTGGCGACGGCCCCGTTGCCAAAACCGGCAAGCGTTTGGGCATGCG ATACATTGGCAAGCTCACCAATGGAAAGCAGTTTGATGCTAACACCTCCGGCaaacccttctcctttgtccTTGGAAAGGGTGAGGTTATCAGAGGTTGGGATGAGGGTTTGGCTGGCATGGCGGTCGGTGGTGAGAGGAGGTTGACC ATTCCCGCCCCTTTGGCCTACGGTAACCAGAAGATCCCTGGTATTCCCAAGAA CTCCACCCTCAAGTTCGACGTCAAGCTTGTCTCTATCAACTAG
- a CDS encoding ARP2/3 complex 20 kDa subunit produces MSNTLRPYLNAVRATLTAALTLSNFSSQVVERHNKPEVECGTSPEVVLHPLIISRNESERVLIEPSVNSIRLSIAIKQADEIEKILCHKFTRFMMMRAEGFVILRRKPLPGYDISFLITNFHSESMLKHKLVDFIIQFMEDVDKEISEMKLSLNARARIVAESYLSTFA; encoded by the exons ATG TCAAACACCCTCCGTCCTTACCTCAACGCCGTCCGCGCAACCCTCACTGCCGCACTCACCCTATCCAACTTCTCATCCCAAGTAGTTGAACGGCACAATAAGCCCGAAGTAGAGTGCGGCACGTCACCAGAGGTTGTCCTCCATCCGTTGATCATCTCAAGGAATGAGAGCGAGAGGGTGCTCATAGAGCCCAGTGTCAATTCGATCAGGCTCAGTATCGCAATTAAGCAAGCAgatgagattgagaagattcTGTGTCACAAGTTTACCAGattcatgatgatgagagcaGAAGGTTTTGTAATCCTCAGGAGAAAGCCTCTACCT GGCTACGACATCTCGTTTTTGATAACTAACTTCCACTCTGAATCAATGCTCAAGCACAAGCTTGTCGACTTTATCATTCAATTTATGGAAGATGTGGATAAGGAAATTAGCGAAATGAAGCTTTCCCTTAATGCCAGGGCGCGAATTGTCGCAGAGAGTTACCTTTCTACG TTTgcgtga